CCGCGTTCTGCACGATGATCGTCAGCGGCTGCATACAGTTACCGATGCCGATTCCGACGATGAACATGAAGATCATCACCAGCCACAGGTGGCTGTCGGCAGAGATCCAGTGCAGCAGGAACAGGCCGATCGCCGCGATCGCGGTGCCAATGATCGGGAACGGTCGCACCCGCCCGGTGCGCGCGGTCAACTGACCGGAGGTGATCGCAGCGATCATCATGCCGGCGACCATCGGCAGCATCTCGAAGCCGGACACCATCGGCGAGGCGCCGTGCACGATCTGCAGGTACAGCGGCAACACGGTGATGCCGCCGAACATTGCCATACCGACGATCACGCTGGCCACGATGGTGACCGACGCGGCGCGAATCTTGAACAGCCGCAACGGGATCAGTGCGTCGTCAGCCATCTTCCACTCGGCGAAGACGAACGCGGCCAAGCCGAGGATGCCGATGGCGTACGCCGTGAGCGACTTGCCCGAGCCCCATCCCCATTCGCGGCCCTGCTCCGCCACCGTCAGCAACGGCACGAGACCGATCACCAGGGTGATGGCACCCCACCAGTCGATGCGCGCTTCGCGGCGGAAGGCGGGAATCTGCAGCGTCCGTGAGATGACCACCAGGGCGAAGATGCCGATCGGGACGTTGACCATGAAGACCCAGCGCCATCCGGTCAGACCCAGGATAGTGGGAGCGCCGGCGAACAGACCACCGATGACGGGCCCGAGCACCGAGGACGTGGCGAAGGTGGCCATGAAGTACCCGGTGTACTTGGCGCGCTCCCGCGGCGGCACCAGGTCGCCGATGATGGCCAACACCAGCGTGAACAGACCACCGGCGCCGAGGCCCTGGAAGGCGCGGAACGCGGCCAGCATGTACATCGACTGGGCGAACGCGCACAGGAACGAGCCCAGGATGAAGATCGTGATCGCGAAGAGGAAGAGCTTCTTGCGGCCGTAGAGGTCGCCGAGCTTGCCGTAGATCGGGGTCGTGATCGTCGAGGTGATCAGGTAGGCCGTGGTCACCCAGGCCTGCGCGGACAGACCGTTCAGGTCATCGGCGATCGTCCGGATGGCGGTGGCGACGATCGTCTGATCGAGCGCCCCCAGGAACATACCGAGCATCAGGCCGGCGAGGATGGCCTTGATGTGGGCGGGTGATCCGTGATCTGCGGGGGCGGCGCTCTCAGACTTCATTGACACCCGATGAGTTTAGAACCGGCGGCTGCCTCCGTCTAATCGGTTGGGTGGTCCGCGTCACGGAGTGATCGTCAGGGCGTCCAGCGCTCGGCGCGCGATCTCCTCATCGCCCTGCACGCCGTACCTCAATTGGTCGGTGGGGACCCGGCCGGCGCCCCGACGGGTCAGCGCGGACGTCGACAACTGGATGGACACGGTCGTGCCAGGTGGCAGCGGGATGATCTCGCCGGTCACCTGGTCGACGTCGTCCACGTGCGTGGTGCCGGAGAAGAGGCGCTCGCCGAACGGTTTGTCGCCCTCGCCCGGTACGACGCGAACCCCCTCGCGGGCCAGCACGGGCCCGGACACGTCCAGGATCACCGACGTTCCTACCGGCACCTCGGCGCGGCGGGCGAGATTCTTGGGGAACGCGTCCAGCACCCAGGTGCTGAAGATCGCCGCCCCGCCGGAGTCCAGGTTGCCCGGCCAGTTCACGGCCTGGCGCAGATCCTGCTCGTGCACCCACATGTCGGCGATCCGTCCCTCGAGCAGCACCCGCAGCGGGCGTGGCCCGAGCGGACCCATCACTTCGGCGTCGGGGTCCACGGTGGTGTCCCGCAGCTGACGCATCCGTTTGGCGTAGAGCCGCTTCCATTCCTCCACGACATCGTGGCCGGACTTCTTACGCCGGGCCTCGACGCCACGCTCCATGAAACGCTTCGTGTCGGAGGTCACCCAGGGGTAATCAGGGACTTCGACCTCCTCCTCGACGCCACCGGCGACGAGGTTCTCCAGGGCCACGATGTGCGAGATCTGGTCCTTCACGGTCCAACCCGGGCACTGGGTCGGTTTGTCGAACTCATCGGCCTTGCACATGGCCCCGATGTCGAGGATCGCCTGCCCGGTGGAGGCGTAGGCCTCGATCAAGCCGGGCAGGTCAGTCGGCGGCGGGGGATTCGTCGGCATGACCTCCAACATACTGAGACGGCGGGGTGGTCCGTTCCATCCCGGGTGGTGGAACGACGGGAGACGTCGAAACGCCCGCCAACCAGCAGCGGGCGTCTCGACGTGCGATCAGAAGACCGTCGGTTGACCGCCGGTCCACAGGACCAGGACGTTGCCACCCGGCAGCTTCTTCACCGTCGCGGACATCGCCGCGGCGAGGTTGAGCCGTTGCCAGGACGCCGGAACCGCGGAGTCGTCGTTGTGCGCTGCGGTGGTGTCCAGCGGATTACCGGCGAACCCCTCGGTCTGGGCGAGGATCTGCCGCCGCTGGCTGTCGGTCAGCGTGGGGAAGCTCGACAGCAGCAGGCTTTCGGCTCCCGTGGGCACCGACGCCCACTGGCACCACGACGTCGTCGGCGCGAAACCGTAGTTGAGGCGCTCGGTGTAGACCGACAGCGCGGAGCGGCGATTGGTCACGATCTGCGCGGAGCCGCCGGGGATGCGCTTGCCGCCGTAGGGATTGTCGGTGTACGGCTGGTCAGCGGCGATGCACTTGGCCAGGGTGTTGATGTGCAACACCGACTGGCACTGTGCCGTCAGATACTGGGTGAGTTCTGCCTGAGCGGGCTGCAGCACGCCGGCTCGGAACGCCGGGTCGCCCCAGCGCGCGGACAGCGCGATCTCACCGTTGATGCGACCACCGATGATGTCCAGCGGGTAGTGCACACCCAGCACGATCCGGTTGTTACCCGCCTCCGAGGCCCGTGCCAGGATTGACGGCGCCAACTGCGGTAGCAGGGTCGCCAGGGTGATGCCCGCCTCGTACGCCGTGGTCGTGTGGCCGCTGGGGAAGGCCCCGCCGGTGCAGATGCCCGGTTGCCCGTACGCCGCGTCAAGACTGACGTCGCTCGTCGCGAACTCGTGGGTCGTGTCGACCGTCGCCGGCACGCGGGTGATCTTCAAACCACCGGCACCGTCCGACCACGGTTTGCCCGCTCGGATGGCCGACAGCGAGGAAGCGTTCACCACGCTGGGGGCACAGCCGGCTGCGTCGCCCGTGGCTGCAGGGGCGCTCGCGGAACCCGGCAGGTAGGGGCGCGGGTAGGAGAAGGTGGCCTTCGCCGTACCGGTGGAGATGTAGGCACCCGTCGTCCCGGTCGAGGAGTTGATCAGCGCGCTGGCCAGTGGCAGCGCGCCGGTCTCGCGGCCCTTCACGTAGAACGCGCCGAGGGAACTGCCCAGGCCGTCGGCGATCGTGAGCGACTGGTCGTAGCCGGTGCCGTCGGAGTTCAGGTACGCCGCGTTCTGCAGGGCCCGGAACTGCTGGCTCTTGGTGGCGTTCTGGTTGATCCAACTGGCCAGGCGGTCGTTCCATTGCAGGGTCCGGCTGTCCAGCACGGTGCCGTGCAGGTCGTTGACCCCGCTGGACTGCCACAGCGTGTTGAAGCCGGACAGGGCCGGCAGGATGTCCGGTTTGGTGTCGCTGGGGTAGGTGCCGGCGGCGGCCAGTCCGGTGCTGGTGAACAGCAGCCCGGTGGCCAGCAGGCTGGTCCCCGCCAGCAGCCGCCGGGAGCGGGTGGAGAAAGCAACGCGCATGGAGGTTCCTTTCAGGGTCCGCCGTGGCGGATCCACGGCGGGGCGGGGGAACAATAGGCAGGCAAAGTGACGCGGAGGGGACGTGCGGGTGAACCGCCGTCGCCGCGGTCCTTACCCTGGGTGCATGGCCGGTTCGCAGCGCAGCACCTGGCGGATCGGCGTACCCGCACTCGCTCTGGGTGTCCTGCTCGCGGTGACGGCGATCGCCCTGGCGTACGCCGGGGGTGCCGCGCCGCTGGAGTTGGGGGATCCGGGCGCCGTGGTGCGCTGGGGGCTGCCGCTGCTGCATGCGGTGCAGGACGGCGCGCTCGCGGTGACCTTCGGGGCCTTCCTGCTCGGCGGCCTCCTGGTGCCCGAGAGCGCCACCTCCCAGCGGCGTCGGTTCCTGGCACGCGTGGGTGCCTGGTCGGCAACCGTCTGGTTCCTGGTCGCCGTGGTCGGCATCGTCTTCGCGTACGCCGATGTGGCCGGGGTTCCGCTCGGCACGTCCGGTCTGCTGGCGAGTGCCTGGACGACGACCTGGCAACTGGAAGTGCTGCGGGCACCCGCGATCAGCGCCCTGATCGCGCTGGGCGTGGCGGTGTGCGCGTGGCTGCGGCCGGGCCGCAACGGGCAGGCGTGGCTGTTCTTCATCACCGGCTTCGCCATCCTGCCGTTGGCGCTGGTCGGTCACTCTGCGACCAGCAACGACCATGAGACCGGTGTGAACTCCCTTGCCGGACATATCGTTTCGGCGGCATTGTGGGCAGGTGGCCTGTTCGCGCTCGGGCTGGTGTGGTCGCGACTGGGCAAATCCGCCTCCGACGTCGTGGCGCGCTTCTCCAAGATCGCGACCTGGTGCTACGTCATCGTCGGCATCTCGGGTGTGGTGCTGGCGGTCAACCGGTTGGGTTCGTGGTCGAGTCTTGGCACGGCGTACGGCGTCGAGTTGATCCTCAAGGCGGCCCTGCTGGCCGGTCTCGGCGTGTTGGGCTATCTGCAGCGCCAGCGGGTCGTGGCCCGGCTGGATGAGCCCACGGCGGGTCTCTTCGCCCGGCTCGCTGCGATCGAAGTCCTCGCGATGGCAGCGGCGTTCGGGCTGGGCAACGCGCTGGCCCGCTCCGCCCCGCCCTCGGGCACCGTCGAGAACGCCGACACGGTCACCTCGATCACCGGTTACCCGGCGCCGCCCGCTCCCACCGCCGCGAACTGGTTCACCCAGTGGCGCTTCGACTGGCTCTTCACCCCGCTGGCCATCATCGCGATCGGCGTCTACCTGGTGTGGATGTGGCGGTTGCACCGTCGCGGTGACCACTGGTCGGTGCTGCGCACGATCAGCTGGGTGATCGGTTGGTTGCTGTTCATCTTCTTCGTCAGCGGGCCCCCAGCGGTCTACGGGCGGGTGATGTTCTCCGCGCACATGCTGCAGCACATGGCGATCTCGATGCTGGCACCGGTCTTCATGGTGCAGGGTGCGGTCGTGACGCTCGCGTTGCGGGCGCTACCCAAACGGCCGGATCGCACGCTGGGCCCACGCGAGCTGATCCTGGCAATCGTGCACTCGCGCTACGTCGGCTTCTTCGCGAACCCGATCGTGGCGGCGCTGCTGTTCATCAGCACGTTGATCGCTTTCTACTACACGCCGTGGTTCGAACTGTCGCTGCGCACGCACACCGGCCACGTGCTGATGGTCGTGCACTTCGTGCTGGTCGGCTACCTGTTCGCCTGGGCGTTCACCGGCATCGACCCCGGACCTCGCCGCTGGTCGCCGCCCGCTCGTCTCCTGGTGCTGCTGGTGGCCGTGGCCTTCCACGCCTTCTTCGGGGTGGCACTGATGACCGGGACCACGTTGCTGGCGCCGGACGTGTTCTCGGTGCTGCACCTGTCCTGGGTCACCGACCCGCTGGACGACCAGCAGCGCGGCGGCACCATTGCCTGGGGTGTGGGCGAACTGCCAACCTTGATGATGGCCTTGTTGATCGCGATGGAGTGGGCGCGCAAGGACGGCGCCGACGCGCGCCGGGCCGAGCGGCAGGCGGAGCGGGACGGTGACGCCGAGTTGAACGCGTACAACGACATGCTCGCGGCCCGTTCCAAGGGGGACCGATGACGCGCGTTGCGGTGGTCCAGTTGGCGTACGACGACGCCGAGTCGCCGCCGGACCGTCTCGAGCGCGTGACGTCACTGGTCACCTCGCTCGAGGGTCACGACCTGATCATCCTGCCCGAGTTGTGGTACGCCGGTGGGTTCAGTTACCGGCAATGGCCCGACTATGCGCAGCCCCTGGATGGTCCTGTCGCCCAACAATTTTCGGCGCTCGCGGCGTCGTTGGGTTGTGTGCTGCACGGTGGGTCCATCGTGGAACGCGGTCCGATGGGGCCGGAGGGCAAGGACCTGTGGAACACCTCGCTGGTGTTCGGGCCGACGGGATCGCTGCTGGCGTACTACCGCAAGATCCATCGGTTCGGTTTCGCAGTCGGCGAGCCATCGCTGATGGAGGCGGGGTCGTCGGTCGTGACTCTCCCTGTGCTGGGCGCTGTTGCGGGGTTGTCGACGTGTTATGACCTGCGGTTCCCGGAGCTCTACCGGGCCCAACTCGACGCCGGGGCAACGGTTTTCCTGGTCCCGGCCGCCTGGCCACTGGCGCGCGTTTCGCACTGGAGCGCGCTGCTGCGGGCTCGGGCCATCGAGGACCAGTGTCTCGTGATCGCGTGCAACACCGCTGGCACACACGCCAATTCGGCGATGGGCGGGCACAGTGCGGTGATCTCCGCCTCCGGTGAGGTCCTCGCCGAAGCGGGGTTGGAGGAGGAGGTCCTGTCGGTGGAGATATCGCTGGACGAGGTGGCGAAGATCCGGTCGGACTTCCCGGTGCTGCAGGACCGCCGGTTGTGAGCCTGGAGCAGGTGCTCTTCGACGACGAGCCGTTGGAGGCGCCGTGGATCCACGGCCATCGGCGCGGCGAGCCCGGCGGTCCGCTGCTGCAGGTGCGCCGCGTCGACGCGGACACCTATGTGCTGCGTCAGTCGATGTCGGTCACTGCTGAAGCGCCATTCATGTACTTGCTCATCGGCAGCCGTCGGGCGTTGCTGTTGGACACCGGCGACTCCAAGGACCCGGCCGACTGCCCGTTACGGGCGACCGTCGATCACCTGCTGGCCGAGCGGGATGTCGACCTCGTCGTCGCGCACAGTCACGGTCATTACGATCACCGCCGCGGCGACCAGCAGTTCACCGATCGGCCGCGCACCCGCATCGTGCCCATCGACGCGGAGGGCGTACAGGAGTTCTTCGGTTTCGCCGAATGGCCCTCTGAGGTGGTCGAATTCGACCTCGGCGACCGGCCGTTACTCATCACGGGCGCTCCCGGGCACGACAAGCGCTCGATCGTGGTGGTCGACCCCTCGCGGCAGATCATGTTGTCCGGCGACACGCTCTATCCGGGTCGGATCTATGTGCAGGATCTCGTGGCCTTGCAGGACACCTTCGCCCGGATGGCGACGTTGACCCGGAGCCATGACATCACCCGAATCCTCGGCGGCCACAACGAACTAGCCGCTGACAAGACCGACTTCCCGATCAAGTCCCGCTTCCATCCGGACGAGCACCCGCTGCCGCTGGAGGAGCAGTCCCTGCGCGGTGCCCTGTCCGCCAGCCACCTGGCGAAGGGCGGGGTCACCCGCGTGGCGGGCGGCGTGCACCTATGGGTCGGGCCGTGCATCGGGCCGCGGCTGGCCCACGCGCGTCGCCTCATGCGCGGGCGTCTGCGCGGCACCGCCTGAACCCGACCGGCAGCAGGAGTTGCCCGGCTCGCGTTACATGTAACATGGGGATATGGCGGTTCGCGATCGGGTGAGCGAGCACCGGCGGCGTATGCGAGAACGCGGCTACCGCCCGGTGCAAATGTGGGTGCCCGACGTGCGCACCCGCGAGTTCGGCCAGGAAGCCGCCCGCCAGGCCGCCCTCGTCGCGTCTGACCCGACCGACGACACGCTTGATTTCCTGGAGGAGGTCGGGGCCGACTGGGGTGAGGAATGAAGCGCGGCGAGTTGTGGACCGTCGCGGGCGGTGTCTACGCAGCAAACCCGCGCCCAGCGTTGCTCTTGCAGGACGATGTATTTGCCGCCACCGACTCGGTGACGGTCGCCCCGCTCACGTCCACCCTGATCGATGCACCGCTCCTTCGCATCCTGGTTTCTGCGACCGACCTGACCGGCCTTGAGCGCGACAGCGCGGTGATGGTCGACAAGGTCACCACAGTGCGTCGCACCAACGTCCACCACCGTCTCGGCCGGCTCAGCACGGAGAACCTCGTCGAGGTGGAGCGCGCTCTGCTGGTGTTCCTCGGGTTGGCCCGGTGAGCCCTCTACGTCGGAGCGCCCAGGTAGCGTCGGCCAGATGAGTGAAAAAGACCTTCTCGTACGTCGATTGGCCGGCCAACGCAGGCACGTCCTGGACCAGGTGGAGGGGCTGAGCGACGAACAGTTGCGGGCCGCCGTACTGCCATCGGGTTGGTCCATCCTCGGGCTGCTCCGGCACCTGACGCTGTCCGACGAGCGGTACTGGTTCGAGGTGATCGTCGCCGGAGGTCCGCTGGACTTCTGGCCCGAGGACGAGACCTCGGAGTGGCAGGTCGGCCCCGACGAGCCCGCGCAACGGGTCATCGACGACTACCGGGCAGCGATCGCCAACTCCGAGGCGATCGTCGCGGCCCGATCGCTGGACGACCCGCCGGCGACCACGGAGGAGTGGTGGGCTGGGGCCGGGATGTCCTTGCCCGACCTGCGCTCGATCATGGTGCACGTGCTGGTCGAAACCGCCAACCACGCCGGACATCTGGATGCGGTCCGCGAGATCCTGGACGGCAAGCAGTACATCGTGCTCTGAGAGCGCCGGCCTTGTGCCGACCGCACACCAGCGGGATGCTGGCCTCGAGTGGCCCGGACGGGCCATGCGTTCCCCTGGCTCAGGATGGCCCGCCATGTCGAAGCGCACCCTCGTCGCCGACGTGGATGGTGGGGATACCGGCACCGAGGTGGTGCCGACCACCACGAAAGGAACGCCGTCATGCCACTCATCGAAGTCAGCGTCATCCAGGACGTCTTCACCCCGCAGCAGAAGCAGGAGATCATCGGCCGACTCACCGAGGCCATGGTCCAGGTGGAGGGCGAGAACATGCGTCCGGTCACCTGGTGCGTGGTTCGCGAGGTCGCCAGCGGGGACTGGGGGATCGCCGGCAACCCCCTCAGCACCGCCGATGTCAAAGCCCTGGCCGCCGGCGCCGGCGTCTAACGCGGCCCACGTGCTTCCCCGACGGGTTGTCGACCATGACTGACGGGGTCGTGGTCGACAACCTTGTCGCGGCAGCAGAGTCCGCGCTCCGCGCCGGTCGATGGCACGAGGCGCGAGAGGCGTTCCTTGCCGTCATCGAGATCACCGACGATCCCGCCGCCTACGACGGGTTGGCCCAGGTCGCCTGGTGGTTGGACGACGCCGATGCCGCACTCGGCGCGCGGGAGGCGGCCTACCGGGGGTACCGCGAGGCCGCTGATCTGCGGGCGGCCGCTCGGGCCGCGTCGAGTCTCGGCTACGACTCAGTCCTCTTCGGCCGCGGGCTCGCGGTGGGTCGGGGCTGGCTGGCCCGAGCCGACGATCTGCTGCGGGAGACGCCCGCCGCCGTGGAGGTCGGGTGGCTCGAATTGCGCCGCGCCGAACTGATCCTCAACGCCGAGCACGATCCGCGAGCGGGGCTGGTGCACGCGCAGGCGGCGCATCGGATCGGCCGGGATTCCGGTGCGACGGACCTGGACCTCGCGGGCCAGGCGCTCGCTGGTTTGGCGAAGGTTCACCTCGGCGACGTCGACGCAGGAATGGCGATGCTGGATGGCACCGCGGCTGCAGCAACCGCGGGTGACCTGGACGATCTGATGTGGACCGGTAAGTCGTTGTGCTGGCTGATCTCGGCCTGCCAGGCCGCAGGAGATCTGAGTCGGGCGGCGTCGTGGTGCGATCGGGTCACCGATCTGAGCGTCCGGCGGGAGCTGGCGCCGCTGTTCACTGCCTGCCGCACCCAGTACGCGTCGGTGCTGCTGGCCCAGGGGCAATGCGCGGAAGCCGAGGACGTCCTGGCCGATCTGGTGCAGCGGACCAGCCAGTCGCGCCGGATTTCGGGGCTGGATGTCGTGACCCAACTCGGTGAACTGCGCCGTCGACAGGGCCGCTACGACGAGGCGGAGGCGCTGCTGGCCCGGGCCGAGTTCGAGACCGAGTCGACCATCGCCCGGGCGCGGCTGCGGCTCGATCGCGGTGAACCCGAACCAGCCTGGGAACTGGTCGCACGGCTCCTGACGACGGTGGCCAGCGACCAACAGCTGGCTCGCGCACGGGTGCTGTCCGTGGCGGTCCCGACGGCGATGGCGGTGGACCAGAAGCAGGACGCCACGAAGTACGCCGATGAACTGTGCAGCATCGCGGGGGCCGTCCCCACCGATTCCCTGCACGCTGCAGCTGCGGCCGCGGCAGCCTGGGTGACCGATGGCCGCGAACGAGTCGATCGGTGGACCGACGCGGTGCGGCACGCCGCCCGCGCCGGATTGCGCTTCGACGAAGCGGACTACCGCCTGGAGTTGGCCAGCGCCCACGCGGCCACCGGCTCCCTCGAGGCGTCCCGCGACCAGGCGCGGCGAGCCGCCGAATTGCTCGTCGCTGTGCCCACCTCTCCGGGGTACCGGCGTGCGTGCCATCTCGCGGGCTCGGGCGCCTCTCCGCTCACCGCCCGTCAGCAGCAGGTCCTGCAGCTTCTGGCGCAGGGCATGTCCAACGATCAGATCGCTCGCGCGCTGGTGCTGAGTCCGCACACCGTGCACCGGCACGTGGCGAACATCTTCCAGGCCCTGGGGGTCGGCTCCCGCGCAGCGGCTGCCGCCTACGCGGTGCGCAGCGGACTGCTCTGATCGGCCCGGCGGTGCAGCCGCTCACCGAGGGCCACCAGCAGCAATTGCGCCACGGCCACCGCGACGCCGAGCCAGCAGACAGCCACCCAGCCGCCGCTGGCCGCGACCCGGGTCGAGACCAGTGAGCCGATCGCGCCGCCGGCGAAATAGCTGGTCATGTAGGCGGCATTGACCCGCGCCCGACCTTCCTGCGAGATCGCGTAGATCTGGGTCTGGTTGGTCACCTGCATGCCCTGCACACCCGCGTCCAGCACCACGATCCCCACGACCAGCGCCGCCAAGGATGCTTTGCCGAGCGCGAGCGCCAACCACGAAACGACCAGCAGTCCGGTGAAGATCACGGTCAGGCGCAGGGCCCGCCCGCGATCGGCGTACCTTCCGGCTAGTTGCGCAGCGAGCGCCCCGGCCACCCCGATCAGACCGAAGAGGCCGATGACGCCCTCGGAGTAGTGGTACGGCGCCCCGGCCAGCAACCCGGTCAGGGCCGTCCACAGGACGCTGAACTGGAAGAACGTCAGTGCGCCGTACGCCATCCGGCGGCGCAGCACCGGCTCGGTGCGGATGAAGTGGCCGATGGAGAGCATCAGGGCGCCGTACGTCGATCGCTGGGTCGGGCGGGACTGCGGCAGTCCGCGCCACAGGGCCAGGGTCACCGCCAACATGGCCACTGCGGCGATCCAGTAGACGCTGCGCCAGCCGCCGACTTCCGCCAGGAGGCCGGCGACGGTACGGGCCAGCAGGATGCCCAGCAGCAGTCCGCTCATCACGATCCCGACTACGGTGCCTTGCTCCTGCGGTTCGGCCAGGGTCGCCGCCAGCGGGACGAGCACCTGCGCGACCACGGTGAGCACACCCAGCAGGATCGAGGCGGCGAAGAGCCAGGGCGCGTTCTGGGCGGTGGCGGTCAGGACCAGCGCGCCGACGCAGGCCAGCGACAGACCGACGATCAATCCGCGACGCTCGATCAGGTCCCCCAGCGGCAGCACGAAGAGCAGGCCGAGGGCGTAGCCGATCTGGGTCATGGTGACCAAGGCGCCGGCGCTCGCGGCGCTGATCCCCAGGTCGCCGCTGATCAACTCCAGCAACGGCTGGCAGTAGTAGAGGTTGGCCACCGAGATGCCCGTTGCCACGGCCATCAGCAGGACGACGGCGCGGGATAGGCGGGGCTGGGTCACCGCCCAATCATTGCAAGGCAATGCGTGTGAGCTTCAGGTGACCTTTGGTGAACCAGCAGGTGGGGCCCGGAATCCCCTGTTAGACTCCTGGAGGCCGACAGGCGACCCCCCGCCCGTCGACGGAATGAGACGAAGGCGGACAACCCGTGACCCAGCAGCGTCCCCCCGACACCGCGGATCGGCGAGTTTCCCGGCGCACATTGGCCAAGGGCGCGGCCTGGACGACCCCCGTCCTCTTGGTGGGCGTGGTGGCACCCCCTGCGTCGGCCAGCCCTCAGCCCGGCCTACAGGGCTGGGTAGACGTCGGCAAATCGTGCAATGCGTCCTTCGCCATGACGCTGACCATCGACGGGACCGGCTCCTATCCCGACCGCGGGCTCTGGGTCTACAACGCACAGCCGGCCCAGATCAGCAACGCCTACATCACCTTCTACTACCCGAGCGGCCTCGGCACGATCGCGTGGACGGCTGCTTCCGGGAACTCCAACTGGTCGGTCCCAGCGGTCGACGCCACGGCGCCTGTGATCGCGGGCTACACGGCCTACACCACCCGCTACTCCGGGACATGGACCTACCACGCGACCGGCACCGACGGCCCCTACAGCACCGCTGATGGTGATCCAAAGTTCACTGCGACCGTAGCGGGGGCAGGAACGTACTGCCGCAATGGCGTCAGCGTCTACGCCCGGCGCACCGTCACCGTCAACGGCACGGTCTATACGTTCCTGCGCGGCCCCGTGTCCCTCTGATCCCCACGATTGGCAACTGCGATGTCCACTGACCCGACCAGCAGCTCCACCCCGGCCACGAGCGATGCGTCCTCGGCGACGACGTCGACCGAGCCGTCCACGCCGTCGTCGCCGTCCACCACCGAGCCACCGACGACCGACTCGGCGACGACTGCACCGCAGGATCCCACCCAGACCGAGGTACCGGCTGAGATCTGGGCGGTCGGCTCCGCCGTCATTTAGCTTTTCACCGGAGCGGACAATGGCGGCATGGTCCTCAAGCTCCGTGCTCCCGAACTCATCGGTCGTGGCTGGCTGAACACCGGCGGTCGTTCGCTGTCCCTGGCGCAGTTGCGCGGAAAGATCGTCGTCCTGGACTTCTGGACCTTCTGCTGTGTCAACTGCCTGCACGTCCTGGACGAGTTGCGTCCTGTGGAGGAGAAGTACGCCGATGAGCTGGTCCTGATCGGCGTGCATTCACCCAAGTTCGCGCACGAAGCCGACCCGGATGCACTGGTCGCCGCCGTCGAGCGGTACGGCGTGCACCACCCCGTCCTGGACGACCCCGATCTGACGACCTGGCAGGCCTACACCGCCCGCGCGTGGCCGACCCTCGTGGTCATCGACCCGGAAGGCGCCATCGTCGCCTCGATGTCCGGCGAAGGGCACGCGGGCGGCCTGACTGATCTGATCGAAGAGCTCATCGTCGAGCATCGAGCCAAAGGTACGCTGCGGCAGGGTGATTCGCCGTACGTTGCGCCAGCCCCCACCAACACCCCACTGCGGTTCCCCGGCAAGATCGTCGCGCACCCTGACGGCTCGTTCCTCGTCTCGGACACGGCCCACCACGAGGTGGTGTGGTTCGAACCCGACGTGCTCACTGAGCGGGCCCGGTTCGGCGGATTCAACGAACCGCAAGGACTGCTGGTGCTCCCCGCCGAGGTTGCCGCCCGCGTCGGATACGACGTGGTCGTCGCGGACAGCGTCCATCACCAGATCCGGTCAATCCGCTTGTCCGACGGTCACATCCAGATTCTTGCGGGCACCGGCGAGCAACTGCGCGAGCGTTCC
The window above is part of the Branchiibius hedensis genome. Proteins encoded here:
- a CDS encoding MDR family MFS transporter; amino-acid sequence: MKSESAAPADHGSPAHIKAILAGLMLGMFLGALDQTIVATAIRTIADDLNGLSAQAWVTTAYLITSTITTPIYGKLGDLYGRKKLFLFAITIFILGSFLCAFAQSMYMLAAFRAFQGLGAGGLFTLVLAIIGDLVPPRERAKYTGYFMATFATSSVLGPVIGGLFAGAPTILGLTGWRWVFMVNVPIGIFALVVISRTLQIPAFRREARIDWWGAITLVIGLVPLLTVAEQGREWGWGSGKSLTAYAIGILGLAAFVFAEWKMADDALIPLRLFKIRAASVTIVASVIVGMAMFGGITVLPLYLQIVHGASPMVSGFEMLPMVAGMMIAAITSGQLTARTGRVRPFPIIGTAIAAIGLFLLHWISADSHLWLVMIFMFIVGIGIGNCMQPLTIIVQNAVPPQEIGVATSAATFFRQVGGTMGVAIFLSILFSTVGDKIADAFKVAAPGIQQAVKADPSILDNPLNKAVVEGDQSVLAQVQNNSAIINKMADVIAHPFKVGFSDSIDLIFLCAACVMVLGFLVTLLMPKVTLRSQSPAQEAAAAAEALG
- a CDS encoding maleylpyruvate isomerase family mycothiol-dependent enzyme, yielding MPTNPPPPTDLPGLIEAYASTGQAILDIGAMCKADEFDKPTQCPGWTVKDQISHIVALENLVAGGVEEEVEVPDYPWVTSDTKRFMERGVEARRKKSGHDVVEEWKRLYAKRMRQLRDTTVDPDAEVMGPLGPRPLRVLLEGRIADMWVHEQDLRQAVNWPGNLDSGGAAIFSTWVLDAFPKNLARRAEVPVGTSVILDVSGPVLAREGVRVVPGEGDKPFGERLFSGTTHVDDVDQVTGEIIPLPPGTTVSIQLSTSALTRRGAGRVPTDQLRYGVQGDEEIARRALDALTITP
- a CDS encoding phosphatase PAP2 family protein, encoding MRVAFSTRSRRLLAGTSLLATGLLFTSTGLAAAGTYPSDTKPDILPALSGFNTLWQSSGVNDLHGTVLDSRTLQWNDRLASWINQNATKSQQFRALQNAAYLNSDGTGYDQSLTIADGLGSSLGAFYVKGRETGALPLASALINSSTGTTGAYISTGTAKATFSYPRPYLPGSASAPAATGDAAGCAPSVVNASSLSAIRAGKPWSDGAGGLKITRVPATVDTTHEFATSDVSLDAAYGQPGICTGGAFPSGHTTTAYEAGITLATLLPQLAPSILARASEAGNNRIVLGVHYPLDIIGGRINGEIALSARWGDPAFRAGVLQPAQAELTQYLTAQCQSVLHINTLAKCIAADQPYTDNPYGGKRIPGGSAQIVTNRRSALSVYTERLNYGFAPTTSWCQWASVPTGAESLLLSSFPTLTDSQRRQILAQTEGFAGNPLDTTAAHNDDSAVPASWQRLNLAAAMSATVKKLPGGNVLVLWTGGQPTVF
- a CDS encoding cytochrome c oxidase assembly protein; this encodes MAGSQRSTWRIGVPALALGVLLAVTAIALAYAGGAAPLELGDPGAVVRWGLPLLHAVQDGALAVTFGAFLLGGLLVPESATSQRRRFLARVGAWSATVWFLVAVVGIVFAYADVAGVPLGTSGLLASAWTTTWQLEVLRAPAISALIALGVAVCAWLRPGRNGQAWLFFITGFAILPLALVGHSATSNDHETGVNSLAGHIVSAALWAGGLFALGLVWSRLGKSASDVVARFSKIATWCYVIVGISGVVLAVNRLGSWSSLGTAYGVELILKAALLAGLGVLGYLQRQRVVARLDEPTAGLFARLAAIEVLAMAAAFGLGNALARSAPPSGTVENADTVTSITGYPAPPAPTAANWFTQWRFDWLFTPLAIIAIGVYLVWMWRLHRRGDHWSVLRTISWVIGWLLFIFFVSGPPAVYGRVMFSAHMLQHMAISMLAPVFMVQGAVVTLALRALPKRPDRTLGPRELILAIVHSRYVGFFANPIVAALLFISTLIAFYYTPWFELSLRTHTGHVLMVVHFVLVGYLFAWAFTGIDPGPRRWSPPARLLVLLVAVAFHAFFGVALMTGTTLLAPDVFSVLHLSWVTDPLDDQQRGGTIAWGVGELPTLMMALLIAMEWARKDGADARRAERQAERDGDAELNAYNDMLAARSKGDR
- a CDS encoding carbon-nitrogen family hydrolase; translation: MTRVAVVQLAYDDAESPPDRLERVTSLVTSLEGHDLIILPELWYAGGFSYRQWPDYAQPLDGPVAQQFSALAASLGCVLHGGSIVERGPMGPEGKDLWNTSLVFGPTGSLLAYYRKIHRFGFAVGEPSLMEAGSSVVTLPVLGAVAGLSTCYDLRFPELYRAQLDAGATVFLVPAAWPLARVSHWSALLRARAIEDQCLVIACNTAGTHANSAMGGHSAVISASGEVLAEAGLEEEVLSVEISLDEVAKIRSDFPVLQDRRL